The Tolypothrix sp. PCC 7712 region CCTGGGATGGTACTGCTCGTTTGTGGCATAACAATGGCAAGTTAATATCTGAACTTAAAGGACATCGAGATGGTGTAACAAATGCCAAGTTTAGCCCTGATGGGAAGCTAATTGTTACTGCATCCAATGATGGCAGCGCTCGTATATGGGATACGAATGGCAAATTGCTTGCGGAACTTAAAGGGCATCAGGGTTTCATCAGAAATATCAGCTTTAGCCCAGATGGTAAGTTGATTGTCACTGCATCCAATGACGGAACAGTGCGTGTATGGGATAACAATGGCAAATTGTTTGCAAATTGGGTAAATTCTGCCCTATTACTTACAGAACAAAAAACAGAACGACAATCTGTAATTCCAGTATTTGTTACTGATGCGAATTTTAGCCCGGATGGCAAGCAAATTGTTACCGCATCATTTGAAGGCATGGCCCGTATATGGGATATCTCTGGTAACTTGCTTGCAGAACTTAAAGGGCATAAAGGCTTTGTTTTCACTGCTAACTTTAGCCCAGATGGCAAGCAAATTCTTACAGCATCCGATGATAAAACTGCTCGTTTGTGGGATACAAATGGCAAATTGCTGGTAGAACTTAAAGGACATCAGCGTGGTGTCAACAGTGCTAACTTTAGCCCGGATGGTAAGCAAATTCTTACAGCATCCGATGATAAAACCGCTCGTGTATGGGATACAAATGGCAAATTGCTGGCAGAACTGAAAGCACATCAGGGCGATGTCAACAGTGCTAACTTTAGCTTGGATGGGAAGCAAATTGTCACCGCATCATCTGATAAAACTGCTCGTGTGTGGGATACAAATGGCAAATTGCTGGCAGAATTGAAAGGACATGAAGATACCGTTAACAGTGCGAATTTTAGCTCGGATGGGAAGCAAATAGTCACCGCATCCGATGACGGAACAGTGCGTGTATGGCATCTTTCTCACACCCAGCTAGTTGAGCAACAAACATCTGAAAATCCCTCAACCAATATAGCGAAACCTCAAAAATTACCTTCTCGAGCCTGTTCTGGTTTCTTTACAAGTGCCAATTTTAGTCCTGATAGCAAACAAATTGTTATCGTATCTTGGGATAAAACAGCATGTGTATGGAATATATCAGGTAAGGTTCTTGCAGAACTGAAAGGACATCAGGATTATGTCAACAGTGCCAGCTTTAGCCCCGATGGCAAGAGAATTGTCACTGCATCCAAGGATAAAACAGCCCGTGTATGGGATACAAATGGCAAATTGCTTGCAGAACTCAAGGGGCATCAAGGTGATGTCAACAGTGCCCAGTTTAACCCCGATGGCAAACTAATCATTACTACATCGAATGATAAAACAGCCCGTATATGGGATACAAATGGCAAATTGCTCTTAGAAATCAATGGTTTTGAAAACTCAGTCGTTGACGCTAGCTTTAGCCCTGATGGCAAGAGAATTGTCACTGCATCCAAAGATAAAACAGCTCTTGTATGGGATACAAATGGCAAATTGCTTTTTGAACTCAAAGGACATCAAGATGATGTCAACAGCGCCAGTTTTAGCCCCGATAGCAAGCTAATCGTTACTACATCGAATGATAAAACAGCCCGTATATGGGATACAAATGGCAAATTGCTCTTAGAACTCAATGGCTTTAAAGACTCAGTTTTTGACGCTAACTTTAGCCCCGATGGTAAGCAAATTATTACGAGTTCATCTACCTCCAGTGTCTGGGATACGAATGGAAAACTGCTTTTTGAACTCAAAGGGGATCAGGGTAATGTTAGTAGTGCCAGTTTTAGTCCTGATGGCAAGTTCATTGTTACCACATCCCACAAAAGTGCCCGCCTATGGGATACAAATGGCAAATTACTTACAAAACTGCAAAGGTATCAGAGCGGTGTCAACAGTGCCAGTTTTAGTCCTGATGGTAAGCTAATTATTACCTTATCTACCGATGCTACTGCTCGTGTGTGGAATGCAAATGGCAAATTACTTGCAGAATTAGAGCATCCATCTGTGATGTCAAGTGCCGATTTTAGTCCTGATGGTAAGCTAATTCTTACTGTATATGATGATACTGCCCGTGTGTGGAATACATCTGGGAAGCTGCTTGCAGAACTCAAAGGGCATAAAAGCTCACTCCAAAGTGCCAAATTTAGCCCCAATAGCCAGTTAGTGGTCACCGCATCTAACGATAATACTGCTCGTGTGTGGGATATATCTGGGAAGCTGCTTGCAGAACTCAAAGGGCATCAGGAAAATGTTACTAGTGCCAGTTTTAGCCCAGATAGCAAGCAAATTATCACTACATCTTATGACAGGACAGTTCGGATTTGGGATATATCTGGTAAGCTGCTTGCAGGACTGAAAGTCTATCAGAAAGATTGGACGAGTGCCAGTTTTAGCCCCAATGGTGAGCTAATTATTCTACTTACATATGACAGGATATGCTATGTGTGGGATAAATCTGGTAATTTGGTTGCAGAACTAGTGCATCAAAACTATGTCAATAGTGCCAGTTTTAGCCCAGATGGTCAAAGGATTGTCACTACATCTGATGACAAGAAAGCTTATCTATGGAATGTGCAGGGTAAGTTACTTGCAGAATTGACAGGACATCAGCGCGATATCAACAGTGCTAGTTTTAGCCCAGATGGACAAAAGATTGTTACCACATCTGATGACAAGACTGCCCGTCTATGGGATACATCTGGCAAGTTGCTTGCAGAAATTAAAGGACATCAGGATTATGTCAAGAATGCCAGTTTTAGTCCAGATGGACAAAGGATTGTCACTGCATCTTGGGATGATACTGCCCGTGTGTGGGACACAAATGCTAAACAACTAACAGTTTTGGCTTTATCTGAAATTTCTTCTTCCCCCAAAGTTGAAGCAGACGGATTACGCGATCTACAATTCTACGCCCCCAATTGCGCCCAAGCATTTGAACCGTGGCAAAAAGCTCTTAAAATTTATCAACAAATCTCCGATCGCGAAAACCAAGCTGTCATTCTAGAAAAACTGGGGAATGCTTACTATTGTCTCAGCGATTACACCAACGCTATTAATTCTTACAGCAAAGCATCAAGCATTGCCCAACAAAACAATTACCCAGAAATCCAAGCCAAAAATCTCTCCAATCTCGGCAGTGTTTATAATTCTTTAGCAGATTATGAACCAGCAATTAAGTATTACGAAGATGCATTAAAACTTCTACAACAACAAGATATTCAACTCAAAGCAGAAATTCTCCGAGGGCGAGGAAATATTTATAATTTCCAAGGTAAATATCACGAAGCTATTAAGGATTACTCGCAAGCATTAGCCATCGATAAGAATTTGAAAAATACCTCTGGTGTAGCCAAAGATAAAGTCAATTTGGCAAATGTCTATTATGTCTTGGGTGACTACTCAAAAGCTATTCAATATTACAAAGAAACTCTAGATTTAATCCCTGGCGAATCTTTAGCCGGTTTAGGAAATACTTATCTTTCTCTAGGTGAAACTACCAAAGCAATTGAACTCCACAATCAAAGCTTGGCGAAAGCACGACAAAATGAAGATAAGGAAGCAGAAGGTAATGCACTGAATAATTTAACTTATGCTTTGATTAAAGCAAACAATCTCCCAGAAGCAGAGAAAAACCTGTTTGAAGCTATGAAAATTTGGGAATCTCTTCGCGCTGGATTAAATGATGCCAATAAAGTTTCTATCTTTGAAAAACAATCTCGCACCTATCGCCTACTGCAAGAAGTTTTAATTGCTCAAAATAAAATTAATGAGGCGTTAGAAATTTCTGAACGCGGTCGTTCGCGTGCTTTTGTAGAATTAC contains the following coding sequences:
- a CDS encoding CHAT domain-containing protein, which encodes MRYCRTLLIAFITFLVVISPTFGQNLSILFPATQVLAQTPNQKANSALSGNFVDYFAEERQFKGHEGSVNSASFSQDGKRIVTAGSDGTARIWDFSGKELLVLQGHQGSVRSANFSPDGQLIVTASFDGTARVWNNSGQQLAELKGHQGNVNSASFSPDGKRVVTAGADKTLRIWDVSGKQLAEFKGHEGSIYSANFSPDGQRIVTAAADKTARVWDLSGKVLAELKGHTDTVWSASFSPDGKQIVTASDDKTARVWDVSGKQLTVLQGHKDSVYSASFSADGQGIVTASVDKTALIWNAAGKLVGKLLGHEGGINSVNWSQDNRWIISSSSDSNARIWDTNSSLVSELKGHRNGVKNANFSPDGKLIVSASWDGTARLWHNNGKLISELKGHRDGVTNAKFSPDGKLIVTASNDGSARIWDTNGKLLAELKGHQGFIRNISFSPDGKLIVTASNDGTVRVWDNNGKLFANWVNSALLLTEQKTERQSVIPVFVTDANFSPDGKQIVTASFEGMARIWDISGNLLAELKGHKGFVFTANFSPDGKQILTASDDKTARLWDTNGKLLVELKGHQRGVNSANFSPDGKQILTASDDKTARVWDTNGKLLAELKAHQGDVNSANFSLDGKQIVTASSDKTARVWDTNGKLLAELKGHEDTVNSANFSSDGKQIVTASDDGTVRVWHLSHTQLVEQQTSENPSTNIAKPQKLPSRACSGFFTSANFSPDSKQIVIVSWDKTACVWNISGKVLAELKGHQDYVNSASFSPDGKRIVTASKDKTARVWDTNGKLLAELKGHQGDVNSAQFNPDGKLIITTSNDKTARIWDTNGKLLLEINGFENSVVDASFSPDGKRIVTASKDKTALVWDTNGKLLFELKGHQDDVNSASFSPDSKLIVTTSNDKTARIWDTNGKLLLELNGFKDSVFDANFSPDGKQIITSSSTSSVWDTNGKLLFELKGDQGNVSSASFSPDGKFIVTTSHKSARLWDTNGKLLTKLQRYQSGVNSASFSPDGKLIITLSTDATARVWNANGKLLAELEHPSVMSSADFSPDGKLILTVYDDTARVWNTSGKLLAELKGHKSSLQSAKFSPNSQLVVTASNDNTARVWDISGKLLAELKGHQENVTSASFSPDSKQIITTSYDRTVRIWDISGKLLAGLKVYQKDWTSASFSPNGELIILLTYDRICYVWDKSGNLVAELVHQNYVNSASFSPDGQRIVTTSDDKKAYLWNVQGKLLAELTGHQRDINSASFSPDGQKIVTTSDDKTARLWDTSGKLLAEIKGHQDYVKNASFSPDGQRIVTASWDDTARVWDTNAKQLTVLALSEISSSPKVEADGLRDLQFYAPNCAQAFEPWQKALKIYQQISDRENQAVILEKLGNAYYCLSDYTNAINSYSKASSIAQQNNYPEIQAKNLSNLGSVYNSLADYEPAIKYYEDALKLLQQQDIQLKAEILRGRGNIYNFQGKYHEAIKDYSQALAIDKNLKNTSGVAKDKVNLANVYYVLGDYSKAIQYYKETLDLIPGESLAGLGNTYLSLGETTKAIELHNQSLAKARQNEDKEAEGNALNNLTYALIKANNLPEAEKNLFEAMKIWESLRAGLNDANKVSIFEKQSRTYRLLQEVLIAQNKINEALEISERGRSRAFVELLARRLSPNPTQKSNITPPNIEQIKQIAKAQNATLVQYSIVDQEDKQQTKESEIYIWVVKPTGEVAFHRQDIKPLLQKENKNLAQLVDISRLSIGVRSRAGGIVAAAADGANQPKRLQQLYDLLIKPIANQLPSNPSDRIIFIPQGSLFLVPFPALQDEQNKYLVEKHTILTAPSIQLLDLTRQQKRAHQGKSASLPNLVVGNPTMPFVSLVPEGKPQQLPALEGAEKEAKAIAPLLKTKAITGSQATETAIAQKMTQSRIIHLATHGLFDDLRGLGSAIALAPAGKDDGLLTAEEILDLKLQAELVVLSACDTGRGKITGDGVIGLSRSFISAGVPSIVVSLWQVPDTPTASLMTEFYQHSSKNSDKAAALRQAMLTTMKTHPDPVNWAAFTLIGEVN